In Segatella copri, the DNA window TGGCGGCAATGGTGAAATAATCATATCTTCTGACCGTTCTCAAATCATAAAAATCTTTAATTTGAGTGGACAGAAAGTAACCTCGGTTGCAGTTCGGGCTGGTGAAAGACAGACGATTCCTGTTCCTTCAGGCATCTACATTGTAAATGGAGTCAAAGTGATTGTGAAATAACATAATCATGAAATAGGATGATTGCCTACAACATGATTGTGGAGAAAAAGATATTTTGAATTTAAAAACAGATAAAAAGAGAAAGGAGTGGGTGACTACTCCTTTTTTATATATAGTGAATTCGCTATCTGATATAAGATTTTCTTGTGTTAAAGTTTGGTCTAAAGAAAAAAGAGCCACAAATCTTTCGATTTGCAGCTCTTGGTACCCAGACCCGGGATCGAACCGGGATGGATTGCTCCACTGGTGTTTGAGACCAGCGCGTCTACCGATTCCGCCATCTGGGCAAATACCACCTTGCTTATTTGCGGTTGCAAAGGTACTAATAATTTTTGAACTGACAAACTTTTTGGTGACTTTTTTTTCTAAAAATGCATTTTTAATGCAGAAACATTAAATTTTTGTTGTTTTTATAGTCCACTTTATTAAATTTCAAGAAAATCTTTGGCACTTTCACGGATAATCACTAACTTTACAGATGAATTTTGAAAACCAACAAAATATTAGACTCAAGATATGAAGAGTAACGGAAATAATTATTGTGTGATATTGGCGGGAGGTAAGGGCCGCAGACTCTGGCCTTGCAGCCGCAGCAACTATCCGAAGCAGTTTGTCGACTTCTTTGGAGTGGGGCGCACCCAGCTTCAGCAAACCTTTGACCGTATGGCAAAGATCGTGCCTGCCGACCATATATTTATCAACACAAATGAAGAATATGTTCAACTGGTAAAGGAACAGTTGCCTGAGGTTCCTGCAGAACGGATATTGGCGGAACCTATTCATCGCAATACGGCACCTAGCATGGCATGGGCCAATCATCGCATCTCGATGCTCAATCCTGATGCCTGCATCATCGCCACTCCTTCGGATCAGGCTATCTTCAATGAAGATGCTTTCCGGGAAAACGTATTGGAAGGTCTGGCTTTTGTGGCAGAACATGACCGTTTCCTGACGATGGGTGTGAAGCCAACCCGTCCAGAACCTGGATATGGATATATTCAGATGGGCGAAGCTATCGGCAACGGATTGTACAAGGTGCAGTCGTTTACAGAGAAACCGGAAAGAGAGTTTGCCAAGATTTTTGTAGAGAGTGGAGAGTTCTATTGGAATACGGGTTTATTCCTTTCTAATGTGAAGTATCTGCGTGAGTGTTTCTGCAAGATTCTGCCCCCTGTACTCCGTGATTACGATAAACAGTATCCCGAATTCAGTGTGGAGACAGAGAATGCATACATGAAAGAGAGCTTCTCTTCTTATCCTAATATATCAGTAGATTTCGGAGTGCTTGACAAACCTAGCAATGTCTATATGATGAAGTGTGACTTCGGCTGGGCTGATCTGGGTACCTGGCACAGTATCTACGAGGCGA includes these proteins:
- a CDS encoding mannose-1-phosphate guanylyltransferase, translating into MKSNGNNYCVILAGGKGRRLWPCSRSNYPKQFVDFFGVGRTQLQQTFDRMAKIVPADHIFINTNEEYVQLVKEQLPEVPAERILAEPIHRNTAPSMAWANHRISMLNPDACIIATPSDQAIFNEDAFRENVLEGLAFVAEHDRFLTMGVKPTRPEPGYGYIQMGEAIGNGLYKVQSFTEKPEREFAKIFVESGEFYWNTGLFLSNVKYLRECFCKILPPVLRDYDKQYPEFSVETENAYMKESFSSYPNISVDFGVLDKPSNVYMMKCDFGWADLGTWHSIYEAMQKSSDDNVVVDSDVMMENCHNNVIKLPKGKLAVLNGLDGFIVAENDNVLLICKKEDSSALVRKYVNEVQMKKGDEFV